The genomic window TTTCTTGAAGACCTTGTGCCCGCAGAAGAAGCAGACGGTTTCGTCCTCATCGGACCAGAGTTCTATTTCCTCTCCGCATTTCGGGCACGTTATGAAATCCGGGACAGGCAAATATTTAACACTGCAGCGGCTTTTCCCTTTCTCCTTCGAGTGATTCTCCTTCATCTGCCTTCCTCCACCCTTCTCTTCGCAGCCGCTCCAGTCGTTCCGTCGCCCATGTCTTCATCTCTCTCAGGTAGAGCGCCGGATCGGCTTTCGCGAGGGCGGTGATCCGCTCTCGCTCCTTCACGCTGTCTCTGTGATCACCGGGATAGATGCCGTTCCAGGTGCAGTATCCGGAATCGAAAACGAAGGCCGGGGTAATCGGCCCGCTTCCGAGTTTCTGTCCTGAAAACCCAACTATATCCATATCGTATTCAATAACCCATCCGTTGTCAACCACCATCACATCGTGATCGACCCGGACGTCGGGAGAACAGCGAGGGCAATAGAGGTTCTTCACCGTCTGCTCGGGCAGAATGTTATCCTTGAAGTGGAAGCTCACCGTCTCCCTTCCGCATTTGCACCGCGATTCATGAGCGATACACATAAGCAGTCTCCTCCTTTGAACCTAATCGAGCATCGGTGAAAAGCGCGATTTTCTCGCACCGCAGAGCGGGCAGACCCAATCATCCGGCAACGCCTCAAAGGGAACGCCCGGAGGGATCTTCCCTTTTCTGTCGCCCTTTGCCGGATTATAGATATAGCCGCACTGCTGGCAGACATATGCCCCTTCTTCCGTCTTGACCTCTGGCATACTCTCCTCCCTTCGCATAATCAGGAGTCGAAGACTCCGGTTTCATTTCGGACAACAAACCCCGTGAGAAAGTGGTTGATAATTATTATCATATTAGAATTATTCTTGTCAAGATTGCTTTTGCCGAAGAGTTACGATGGGGACAGGCAACACTCTATTTAAAACCTTTCCCCTGCTAAGAACATCTCCTCAGCGTTCATCGAACTCCTCACGAGAGGAGATGAGGCCACACCCTTGAAGCCGATACCGAGGGCAGCATCCCGGTAACGATCGAAAACCTCCGGCAGGACATACTCCGCCACAGGGAGATTCTTCTTAGACGGCCTGAGGTACTGCCCGATGGTCAAGCGATGACATCCCGTATCATGAATCTCCCGCATGACGGAGAGCACCTCTTGAAAGGTTTCACCGAGGCCGACCATCAGCCCTGACTTCGTCGGCACTGAAGGGGCGATCGCCCTGGCATTCCTCAAGAGCGTCAAGGAACGTTTATAATCGGCCTGCGGCCTCACAAGCGGATAGAGGCGGGGTACGGTTTCGACATTATGGTTCAAGACATCCGGTCCTGAAGAGAGAACCGCCCCCAGGGCCGCCCCGTCACCCTTGAAGTCAGGGATGAGCACCTCGATTAGCGCCTGCGGCAGATTATCCCTCAGCGCCCTCACGGTCTCTGCAAAGTGCGATGAGCCCCCGTCAGGG from Thermodesulfovibrionales bacterium includes these protein-coding regions:
- the lipA gene encoding lipoyl synthase, with the translated sequence MKRDQETVTMRLPDWIKTKGFTGRHETRRTLRQYGLSTVCEEARCPNIGICFSKPTAAFMILGSSCTRNCGFCSVESSIALPPDGGEPQRVAMAARDMGLRYVVVTSVTRDDLPDGGSSHFAETVRALRDNLPQALIEVLIPDFKGDGAALGAVLSSGPDVLNHNVETVPRLYPLVRPQADYKRSLTLLRNARAIAPSVPTKSGLMVGLGETFQEVLSVMREIHDTGCHRLTIGQYLRPSKKNLPVAEYVLPEVFDRYRDAALGIGFKGVASSPLVRSSMNAEEMFLAGERF
- a CDS encoding rubredoxin, yielding MPEVKTEEGAYVCQQCGYIYNPAKGDRKGKIPPGVPFEALPDDWVCPLCGARKSRFSPMLD